GGACCCGCTTGCTGCGTCAGGTGCGCCGTGCCGTGGACGCCGCAGGGCAGGCCACCAGCGAACGTCAGTAGTGACGCGGGTGACCGCGAGACTGTGTTCCGGGAAGGCGACAATGTCTCCCCTCCAGTTTGTTGACATTATGAATTGTTGACATTAAACTCTGGTCAGCTTCACGGTTTCCCCGGTTCTTCTGGTCCGCCCCTCACCCGCCCCCGGGCTGGTGGTCGTCCTCTTCCCTATCTTCCGGAGTCTGCCATGCACGAACCCCAGTCCCCCACCGCCGCCCCCCGCATCGAACTGCTGCCCCTGAAAGCCGGTCTGCCCGAGGGGCAGGCGGGCGAGGTCACCGTTCTGGCCCGCCTGTATCCGGCCCCGCCTGCAGAGGTGGGCGGCTTCCGTCCGCCGCTGAACCTCGCGCTGGTCATCGACCGCAGCGGCTCCATGAGCGGGCCTCCCCTCGCGATGGCCCGGCGGGCCGTTCAGGTGGCCCTGCAGACCCTGCAGCCGCACGACCGGGTGAGCGTGGTGGCCTTCGACGGTCAGGTGGAGCCCGTGGTGATGCCGCAGCTGGTAAACGATCCGCAGGCGCTGTGCCGCGCGGTCGAGGGCATCACCGCCGGCGGCAGCACCGCCCTGCACGCCGGATGGCTGGAGGGGGCCATGCTCAGCGCACAGTTTCACGATCCCCGGGCCCTGAACCGCGTGCTGCTGCTCAGCGACGGACAGGCCAATGCCGGCGAGACGCGCCCCGAGGTGATCGCCCAGCACGTGCGCGGCCTGAATGCGCGCGGCGTGGGAACGAGTACGGTGGGCCTGGGCCGCAGCTACGACGAGACCCTGCTGCAGGCGATGGCCGACGCCGGCGACGGCAACTACGAACACATCGAGGATGCCGAGGAGCTGCCCGGTTTTTTCCAGACCGAATTGCAGGGCCTGACCCGCACCACCGGGCTCACCGTCAGCCTGGGCGTAGAGCCCAACCCGGCCCTGGGCAGCCTGCGCCAGGAGGTTCTCAACGACCTGCCGAGAAACGACCTGGGACGCTGGCAGCTGCCCAACCTGATCGCGGGTCGGCCGCTGGAGGTGGTGTTCACGGTTCAGATCCCGGCACAGCAGCGGGCGGCCGAACTGGGGGTGACGCGGGTGCGCGTGGCCTGGACGGACCGGGAGGGCCGGCGCCACCGCCTGCGCGCCCAGCTGAACCTGCCGGTCCTCGGAGCGGCGGCCTACGACCGGCTCGCCGAGGATGAGCGCGTGCGGGTGGCCGCCGAACGGCTGCGGGCCGCGCGGGTGCGCGAGCAGGCCGTCGCCTATGCGGTGGCCGGCCAGGTGCAGCTGTCCCGCGAGACGCTGGTCCGGGAGCACCGACGGCTCGCCGCCTTCCAGTCTACCGACCTTGCTCAGGAGGTGGCGGCCCTGAGCGAGCTGGACGCGGACTTCGGGCGTGACGAGCAGCTGGCCCGCAAACGGGCGGCCAGCCAGAGCTACAACACCCGCCGCAGCAAGGACCCGCAGTCCCGCTGAACTGGAGCCCGCTGCGGGCCGCCCTGGCACCGCAGCGCAGCTGATACGGGCCGCCCGGTGGGGTCCAGCCGTTCAGGAGCTTCCGGCCGAACAGGTCGCGACAGAACAGCATCAAATCACCAATACCCCTCACTTCATCAATCCAGCGTGCCGCCGGCGTCCTGTCCTCTGTTGCGGGTGCCGGCGTTCACCGGTCGGCCGGGAGTCCCGCCCACCGGGGAGGGTCGGCTCACAACTGGATCTCGATCCGGTGAAGCTGCCCGTCGTCTACCAGAGGAATGCCGTCCCCATCCAACGGCCGGCCATCGAGCTGACGGTGGGGGGGCTGCCCTGCCCGCGTGTTGATGACGTGCAGGGCGTACTCGCTGCGGCCATAGCGGTAGGTGACCCGGTACTCCGGCCAGTCGTCCGGGATGCACGGTCGCACGCGCAGCGCGGGGCCTTCACGGGTGATGCCCAGCAGACCCTCCAGACCCAGGCGGTACATCCACGCCGCGGACCCGGTGTACCACGACCAGCCGCCCATTCCCACGTGCTGCGGGTTGCTGGAGACGTCGGCGGGCATCACGTAGGGCTCGGTCTGGAAACGGCCCACCCCCCGCGGCGTCCGGGTGTGCGAGATCGGATTGAGCAGCCCGAACAGCCGGTGCGCCCGCCCGGCATCTCCCAGCGCGGCAAACGCCCAGGCGGTCCAGACCGCGGCATGGCTGTACTGGCCGCCGTTCTCTCGGATGCCGGGGGGATAGCCCTGGATGTAGCCGGGATGGTGGCGACTGCGGTCAAAGGGAGGCGTGAGCAGCAGGATCAAGCCGTCCTCCTCACGTACGAGGTACCGGTCGACCGCCTCCATGGCCGTGCGGGCGCGGGCCGGGTCGGCGGCTCCGGACAGCACCGCCCAGGACTGCGAGAGGGCGTCGATGCGACACTCCCGGTTCTGGGCCGAGCCCAGCGGAGTGCCGTCGTCGTAAAACGCGCGCAGGTACCACCCGCCGTCCCAGGCATGCGCCTCGAGGTTGGCGCGCAGCTGCCCGGCCTGTGCCTGAAAGGTGGCCGCACTTGCCGCGTCGCCGCGGGCGCGGCAGATCGGGATCATGCGGATAAGCACCGTATGCAGAAACCAGCCCAGCCACACGCTCTCGCCCTGGCCCCCCGCGCCGACCAGATTCATACCGTCGTTCCAGTCGCCGCCGCCCATCAACGGCAGGCCATGGGGACCAGACGTTCCCGCACGGCGCACCGCCCGCAGCAGGTGCTCGTACAGCGGTGCGGCCGGCCCCGGGCCGAAGGTGTCGTACCGTTCGTGTTCCTGTGGCCCCAGCTCATCGGCGCTCAGGAACGCAACCGACTCGTCCAGAATGGCCGCGTCACCGGTGGCACCCACATACCCGCACGTCACGTACGGCAGCCACAGCAGATCATCCGAGATGCGCGTCCGGACGCCGCGCGAGTGGGGGGGATGCCACCAGTGCAGCACGTCCCCCTGCGTGAACTGATGTGCGGCGGCGAGCAGGATCTGGGCGCGCGCCAGTTCGGGCGCCGCGTGCAGCAGCGCGAGCACATCCTGCAGCTGGTCACGAAAACCGTACGCGCCGCTGGACTGGTACAGCGCCGAGCGTCCCCACACCCGGCACGACAGCGTCTGGTACAGCAGCCAGCCGTTGAGCAGCGTGTCCAGCGCCGGATCCGGTGTCTGCACGGTCACGGCGCCCAGCACCGTCCGCCACGACGCGCGGGCAGCGTTCCAGACCGTCTCCAGCCGCTCGGGATCGCGGTAGGCATCGAGCAGCCGCTCCGCCTCAGCGGCGTCGGCCCCGGCCCCCAGCACAAAGGCCAGATTCTGCTCACCCCCGGCCGGAAGGTCAACGTGGACCTGAAGGGCCGCGCAGGGGTCGCCCCCGGGGTCCACGTTTCCGCGCAGGCCCACCCGCTGCAGGGCCGCCGGCCGGGACAGGTCGCCGTGCCGGCCCAGGAACTCCACACGGTCTGCCGTGACGCCGTGCGGTGTGTGCGTGGACGCCAGGAAGGCCACCTGTGCGGGAACATCGGCGGCCCACGGATTGCGCACCAGCAGGGCCCCCCGCGCGCCGTCATAGTCGGGAATCAGGTGGGGGGCCTGAACGTCGCGCTGGGCACCCAGCACCCACTCGGCGAAGTACGTGGCGGTCAGGCGGCGCCCGCGCGGCTCATCGTTGTGAAGGTGCAGCGCGATCACCTTGACCGGGGCGTCCGGCGCCGCGTACAGCCGCAGCGTCTGGCGCAGGCCGTGGCTGTGGTGCGTGAAGACCGTGTAGCCCCAGCCGTGGCGCACCCGGTAGGGGGCCGGGGCCGGGGCCGGCTGTGGGGTCGGGGACCAGACCTCGGCGGTCTCCTCATCGCGCAGGTACAGCGCCTCACCGGGGCGGTCGCCCACAGGATCGTTGCTCCAGACGGTCAGGCGGTTCTCGCCGCTGTTGCCCGCCCAGCTGAAGCCGCCCCCGGACTCGGAGACCACGAAGCCCCCGCCCGGACTGGCGATCACGTTCACCCACGGGCGCGGCGTTCCGTCGCCCGGACCCAGGTCCAGAACATACTCAGCGCCCCCGGAACCAAAGCCGCCCAGACCGTTCCAGAAATCCAGCGCCTCAGCGGCTCCGGAGCCTTCAGAACCGCCCTGCCCGGGAGGCCGGACCGGCAACAGCGGCGGCAGTTCGGCCGGCTCGGGCCCGGGCCGCAGCTGATGGTCGAGCGAGCCGGCCGCGCTGGACAGCACCACCACGGCGCTGGCACGCAGCAGGCGCCGCTCGGCCTCGCCCAGCGCGTCGGCGCGCAGAACGAATACGCCGCCGCGCCGGCCCAGCCAGGGCTCCGCGCCGCTGTCGGTCACCAGCCGCCCGACGGCCAGGGCCACGTCCTGTCCGTAGCCCTGGTCGCCCACGTTCAGCACGGCCAGATCAATCTGCATGCCGCGCTCGCGCCAGTAGCGGTGCAGCCGCAGCAGCTGCGAGAGCACCTCCAGTTCGGGCGCGGCGTGCACCTCCAGCAGCACGGTGGGCTGGTCGCCGGAAACGCCCAGGGCCCACAGGTCGCGCTGCCCCAGGGTGTTCGCGCGCAGCTCGGCGGCGTCTGCCCGCCACTCGGGACGGGGATACGTCAGCGCCGCGAGCAGCCGCGCCCCCAGCTCGAGTTCCGGCGTGCCGATGCCCGCCGCCCGCAGGGCGCGTCCCGCCGCCGCGTCCCCAGAGACAAAGGCCTCGTCGATGCGCGGCCACGCGGCGAAACGGCGGGCCAGGGCCAGCGCCCCGGCGCGCGTGGCATCGGCCACGGCGGCCCAGGCCAGCGTGACCTCCTCGCCGGGCCGCAGGATAACCTCGGTCTGCAGCGCGGCGACCGGATCAAGGGCCTGGCCCACCGTGCCGGGCAGCGCCCCCGCATCCTGCGCGAGGGCCGCGGGAGCGCGCGGCGTGCCGTGCCGCCCCAGAAAAGCCTTCCGGGAGGCCGTCCAGCTCAGGGCCTGCAGCGGACCGGTGCGGCGCACGAGCAGGTGCCCCCACCACACCGGCGGCTCCCCGGCGCTGCGGGGCCGGCGGCTCAGCAGCAGCGTGCGCTCGTCGGGGCACCACTCGCTCTGCACGAACAGCTTGTTGAAGGCCGGGTGCGCCCGGTCCGCTCCAGGCCCCGAGAGCGCGGCTTCGACCTCGCCGGTAACCCGCAGACGCCGGGTCGTCTGCGTCTCGTTGCGCAGGATCAGGCGCCGCAGCTCGGCGTCCTGGTCGGGGTCGACCGTGACCTCCAGCAGCGACATGACGCCGTGTGCCCGCCGGTGAAAGCGGGCGGCGTGGCCGGAGAACACCGTGTCCTCCTCGTCGGCGCCGCCCCCCACAGGCTGCCGGGCCGGGCTCCAGCACACGCCGGAGTCCAGGTCCTGCAGATACAGCCAGCTGCCCCAGTCCTGCAGCGCCGGATCGGCGCGAAAGCGCGAGAGTTCCAGATCATTCCAGCGGCTACTGCCGCCGCCCGATTCGCTGATCAGAAGGCTGTAGCGGCCGTTTGAGAGCAGGTGCAGCTGGGGGACGGGGCCGCCGGGCGGGGCCGACCACGGGTCCAGCGAAAGGCCCGGCACCTCGCCCGGCGGCGCGCGGCGTTCGTCAAGCTGCAGCCGCTCCAGCGGCACCGAGTACGGCACCTGCTCATACAGCAGCAGCTCGGCCCCCGAGACGCGCGGATCGGCGTGAAAGCGTTCCACCATGGACCGCCGGCCCAGCACGTTGCCCAGGCTGACAAGCGTCATCCCCTGGTGGTGGGCCATGTATGACCGCACGAGGCCGACCCGCACCCCCACCGGCAGGCGGCCCGGCGTGTAGTCGGCCGCCTCGTAGCACCCGTACCGGCCGGTCACTCCGCCCGCCCGCAGCCGCTCCAGATTGCGCAGGGTGGCTGCGGGTTGCCACGGCAGCGCAAGCAGCGAGGCGTAGGGCGCCACCACCAGATCGTCGCCCAGGCCGCGCTGCAACCCCAGGCCCGGCACCCCGAAGGCCCGGTACTGGTAGTTCAGCCCAGCGTCAAAGTGGTAGTAGCCCGATTCCGACACGCCCCACGGCACGCCGTGGTGGCGGCCATGGGCGCGCTGGGTGTCCACCGCCGAGGCGCACGCGACCCCCAGCAGCGTGTGCGGCGGGGTTTTCATCAGCAGGCCGGGCATCAGGTACTCGAAGGCCGTGCCGCTCCACGACAGCAGCACCCGGCGCCCCCCCACGCGGGTCATGGGCCGCGCCAGATGCAGCCAGTGCGCCGGGCCGATCTGCCGCAGGGCGATGGCCAGGAAACTGGCGAGGCGCGACTCGGAGGCCAGCAGGTCGTAGGCGTTGTCGTCGGGGCGCTCCAGATCCGTGCGGTAGCCCAGCCGGAAGACCTGCCGCTGCGCGTCGAACAGGAAGTCCCAGCGCGCCCCCACGATCTCGGCCTCCGCCAGCGCCGCCAGCGCACGCACCTCCTCCAGCCACGCGCGGGTGTGGTCCGCGGCCTCCTGCAGCCCCGAGCGCAGACCGGCGCACCACGCCCGGCCGGCGTCGTCCGCGCCCGCTTCCAGGCCGTCCAGCGCGGCCCATGCCTGCACGTACAGCTCTGGAAGCTCGTGCAGAGGCGGCAGCGTGGGCAGCGCCTCCATTCCGGCCCAGCCAGCGCTGGTCCGCAGCCCGTCCGGCGCCGCCGCGCACGCGCCGAGCCACGGCACGAAACGGTCGCGCTGCTCACGCAGGTTGACCACGTGGTGGCGCAGGCGGTCAATCCAGGTCCCGACCTCCCACAGCGTCTCCTCGTCGGGCGGCGGCTGGGCTTCCTCGGCCAGCTGCAGCACGGCGGCCTCCAGCCGGGCCAGCCGGTCGCCGCACAGATCGGTCAGCAGGGCGCTCCAGGCCCCAGGCCGGGGCACGGCGGCCCGCACGTCCTGTGCGGCCTGAGCACACCATTTCCGCGCCTCCGCTGCGGCCACGCCGGCACGCTCCAGCGCCGCGTGCAGCAGCGCCAGGGTGTCGAGCAGGCCGGTCCAGCGCTGGGCCTGCCACACCGGCTCGGCCGGCAGTTCCAGCAGGCCCTGGCGCACCGCGATCAGGCAGCCGAGCAGGTTGCCGCTGTCCACCGTGGACACGTACGGGGGATGCAGCGGCGCCAGCGTGCGCGTGTCGTACCAGTTGAGCAGGTGCCCGCTGTGGTGTTCCAGGCGGCGCATGCTCTCCAGGGTGGCGCGCAGGCGCAGGGTCAGCTCCAGCGGCCCCAGGTAACCCAGATCGTGCGCGCTGAGGGTCGAGGTCAGCAGCAGGCCGATGTTGGTGGGCGAGGTGCGGTGTGCGCTGACCCCCAGCGGCTGCTCCTGAAAATGATCCGGCGGCAGCCAGTGGTCGTCCGGGCCGACGAAGCGCTCGAAGAACAGCCAGGTGCGCCGGGCCAGCCCGCGCAGCTCGGCCCGCTGCGGCTCCGTGAGACTCGCCCGCCC
Above is a genomic segment from Deinococcus aerophilus containing:
- a CDS encoding vWA domain-containing protein, with the translated sequence MHEPQSPTAAPRIELLPLKAGLPEGQAGEVTVLARLYPAPPAEVGGFRPPLNLALVIDRSGSMSGPPLAMARRAVQVALQTLQPHDRVSVVAFDGQVEPVVMPQLVNDPQALCRAVEGITAGGSTALHAGWLEGAMLSAQFHDPRALNRVLLLSDGQANAGETRPEVIAQHVRGLNARGVGTSTVGLGRSYDETLLQAMADAGDGNYEHIEDAEELPGFFQTELQGLTRTTGLTVSLGVEPNPALGSLRQEVLNDLPRNDLGRWQLPNLIAGRPLEVVFTVQIPAQQRAAELGVTRVRVAWTDREGRRHRLRAQLNLPVLGAAAYDRLAEDERVRVAAERLRAARVREQAVAYAVAGQVQLSRETLVREHRRLAAFQSTDLAQEVAALSELDADFGRDEQLARKRAASQSYNTRRSKDPQSR
- a CDS encoding GH36-type glycosyl hydrolase domain-containing protein produces the protein MNAAEVAANGAGAGGRHLEKRAAALAAAHAEVTVAGRAVWSGLHTQLRAAGKHLDRQVVRSGRRHGPELRPADEWLLDNAHVAEVALRQTRRDLPPGFVRELPQLRGGARRVQALAQALLEALDDSFESFPAARFVTAYQRGQPLTLGEVWALPAFLRLDTLERLVTAAGGPDAAGRDEGVAQAVRTLRALAGQDWRSFAEQISVVEAELRLDPAGVYPRMDFATRDRYRRAVEELARTCGRPEAEVARAAVALVASGVPGAADAPNHVGHVLIAGGRAALERVLGDRPGGWTRLRRAVGRARLGLYFAALGVLGAVTLGGLLAAGLRTGAAPWALAALLALAFAPALVNAATLLNWALTSLVPPRVLPKMDRSGPVPAGSETLVAVPCLLTDTGELDALLQTLERHHLGNGDRRVRFALLSDFTDAPQEVMPGDAALLARTQAGIAALNDRYGEEVFFLFHRPRLHNPREGCWMGWERKRGKLMALNRLLLCGENTAFTVPAQRPPGLEGVRYVLTLDADTELQPGSVRALVATFDHPLNRPRWNAAGRLETGFTVLQPRLETHPVSARDSAYARALSGGRGLDLYSQAVSEAYQDLFGDGIFAGKGLYDLAAFDRSVRGQIPDDQVLSHDLLEGALGRVGWVSDSVLIEASPSHYLAFTRRLERWVRGDWQLLGWLVRRGAADGGPGIRGLGRWKIAHNLLRSLHLPGVLGLLVLAWSGAIGPPLPWTLLALLALATPLAASGVSGLLGSVRVRSSEQLLTALVEEGQRLLLVLVFLPHHSGVVLGAVGRALGRTFVTGRRRLEWTAAARVSRSLDRRVGSGWVWAEMWGAPALAAALMAALAAGLLRPPLILAAPLLLAWFGSPHLAWWLSRAPGHGRASLTEPQRAELRGLARRTWLFFERFVGPDDHWLPPDHFQEQPLGVSAHRTSPTNIGLLLTSTLSAHDLGYLGPLELTLRLRATLESMRRLEHHSGHLLNWYDTRTLAPLHPPYVSTVDSGNLLGCLIAVRQGLLELPAEPVWQAQRWTGLLDTLALLHAALERAGVAAAEARKWCAQAAQDVRAAVPRPGAWSALLTDLCGDRLARLEAAVLQLAEEAQPPPDEETLWEVGTWIDRLRHHVVNLREQRDRFVPWLGACAAAPDGLRTSAGWAGMEALPTLPPLHELPELYVQAWAALDGLEAGADDAGRAWCAGLRSGLQEAADHTRAWLEEVRALAALAEAEIVGARWDFLFDAQRQVFRLGYRTDLERPDDNAYDLLASESRLASFLAIALRQIGPAHWLHLARPMTRVGGRRVLLSWSGTAFEYLMPGLLMKTPPHTLLGVACASAVDTQRAHGRHHGVPWGVSESGYYHFDAGLNYQYRAFGVPGLGLQRGLGDDLVVAPYASLLALPWQPAATLRNLERLRAGGVTGRYGCYEAADYTPGRLPVGVRVGLVRSYMAHHQGMTLVSLGNVLGRRSMVERFHADPRVSGAELLLYEQVPYSVPLERLQLDERRAPPGEVPGLSLDPWSAPPGGPVPQLHLLSNGRYSLLISESGGGSSRWNDLELSRFRADPALQDWGSWLYLQDLDSGVCWSPARQPVGGGADEEDTVFSGHAARFHRRAHGVMSLLEVTVDPDQDAELRRLILRNETQTTRRLRVTGEVEAALSGPGADRAHPAFNKLFVQSEWCPDERTLLLSRRPRSAGEPPVWWGHLLVRRTGPLQALSWTASRKAFLGRHGTPRAPAALAQDAGALPGTVGQALDPVAALQTEVILRPGEEVTLAWAAVADATRAGALALARRFAAWPRIDEAFVSGDAAAGRALRAAGIGTPELELGARLLAALTYPRPEWRADAAELRANTLGQRDLWALGVSGDQPTVLLEVHAAPELEVLSQLLRLHRYWRERGMQIDLAVLNVGDQGYGQDVALAVGRLVTDSGAEPWLGRRGGVFVLRADALGEAERRLLRASAVVVLSSAAGSLDHQLRPGPEPAELPPLLPVRPPGQGGSEGSGAAEALDFWNGLGGFGSGGAEYVLDLGPGDGTPRPWVNVIASPGGGFVVSESGGGFSWAGNSGENRLTVWSNDPVGDRPGEALYLRDEETAEVWSPTPQPAPAPAPYRVRHGWGYTVFTHHSHGLRQTLRLYAAPDAPVKVIALHLHNDEPRGRRLTATYFAEWVLGAQRDVQAPHLIPDYDGARGALLVRNPWAADVPAQVAFLASTHTPHGVTADRVEFLGRHGDLSRPAALQRVGLRGNVDPGGDPCAALQVHVDLPAGGEQNLAFVLGAGADAAEAERLLDAYRDPERLETVWNAARASWRTVLGAVTVQTPDPALDTLLNGWLLYQTLSCRVWGRSALYQSSGAYGFRDQLQDVLALLHAAPELARAQILLAAAHQFTQGDVLHWWHPPHSRGVRTRISDDLLWLPYVTCGYVGATGDAAILDESVAFLSADELGPQEHERYDTFGPGPAAPLYEHLLRAVRRAGTSGPHGLPLMGGGDWNDGMNLVGAGGQGESVWLGWFLHTVLIRMIPICRARGDAASAATFQAQAGQLRANLEAHAWDGGWYLRAFYDDGTPLGSAQNRECRIDALSQSWAVLSGAADPARARTAMEAVDRYLVREEDGLILLLTPPFDRSRHHPGYIQGYPPGIRENGGQYSHAAVWTAWAFAALGDAGRAHRLFGLLNPISHTRTPRGVGRFQTEPYVMPADVSSNPQHVGMGGWSWYTGSAAWMYRLGLEGLLGITREGPALRVRPCIPDDWPEYRVTYRYGRSEYALHVINTRAGQPPHRQLDGRPLDGDGIPLVDDGQLHRIEIQL